In the Primulina tabacum isolate GXHZ01 chromosome 7, ASM2559414v2, whole genome shotgun sequence genome, GCTTAACTCCTAGTTCTTTAAACCTGTCGATGATTGATAATTTGGTCCGATCAGACCCCGACACTGCTGGATAAACGAGTACTCCGTTTAATGTAAcgaaaacaaaattaatgactccgaattcttttttttattagttACTTGAGTTCATGCTTGAGCATTTGTGGGaaaattgatagacttaatttaattgcggTGATGAtagtaaaaaccagtagatctcgTTAAGTGAAACCAGAAGACTATAAAAACAGAAGTTCTCTTATCGCCTTAactaagcagtactcttcgagtacttatcagttTAGAAAACAGAAACAGAACTTGACTCACTGCTAGAAACAGAACATATCCTTGATATATTaattgttaccgttactttaccaaaTACGAGTATTAAACGCTTCATTAATGCTGGACAAAGCCATTTAATACGCATGACCTATTTTAGTATGTAACAAAACTGATTGTTTTGAAGCCTTTTTGCAGGAACTATTTTTGGCAATAAAGTTGTTTTTATCAGaaatcaaagaagccgttttgattatagacgttgaattcaagttatctatatatatggaacgAACCCATTTGATGAACACAATGCTGATTCTTTATCAAGAAACATattatctatccaacgttactttgagcaaccgcgaaccaatcgttatcttcaagctcaatttgTAGAAAAGTAGTACACGCTTAATAtcttacatctgatctttgaagatcattttgtactcctgtttcttcacctcttcTAGTAAAACACCTTACGATATTCCTttgaagaagagtttgtaaactgaaaaagagtctttttccagaaccttgtcatattgaattatattgtgttcagttactaagagtttcagtaggcaaatgataaatcctgctgaagtgggtgtgtaagagtgttgtactgtaaaatccaaagtctttaaGTGATAcattctggaaacagaagaagggaagacgtagaagattttatcttcgaacttccagaaacaactactgttgTATTGCCTACTGCTATTACTGTTTTTCACCCTACTCCatcggattgtttccgcacttattattgtgatctgctggacgtaATCCTGAACAAGaacagctacaatctctaacaggattctagcaccctttgcaaaatctattagtaaaggaaagagtttattcacctccCCCTCTAAAttctacatcgatccccaacaaaaaTTAAGGATGGTCAATCAAAACGTCTGAAAATAATGAAATGTGCATATGAAGCATGTTATTTTGTATATGACACACCAAGTCATGTTTCGAAAAATTCTGATTTCATCGATAATACAGACATGATATAGGTTTAAATCTAGAGACTGACGTACTCAATGACGGTTTTCGAAGAGTTGATTAAAATGGCACCTAAGGGTGTGGTTGCGAGTCAGCTGGTCCCGAACCCTATTTTCATATGCATGCCCTTTGCTGCCTTCTGCATTGCTCATCGATCGACGTGGATCCATCACTTGTGTTACTAGTCCGAGTTCATTTGTGTCTACTTGTCCCGTTGGATACATCACTTGTTTATCATcacttttgtgagacagatcttttatttgggtcattcatgggaaaatattactttttgaaagtattacttttatgctaaaagtattactttttattgtgaatatcgatagagttttTCACGCCCTCAGGGACGGGGTTAGTTGACATCGGCGTTGCTTTCAAATATAcatttgaaaacaacaagcctcaaaagtacaaaattcaaaaaccggtctttttattcataagcACGGAATatttcaatgtctgatacaaactTAAATGACTAATTTTTTACAGCGCAAATGTAAAATCAGACATAAAATTGACTTAACAGATGTAGTGGAATATACAAACATAAATCAGAACTGAgaaataacagtcttcttcaccagccccagaattgatTCTGTTCTTGTTCTTCTAATAATTCTTCAtcattcttatctgagatgagtttggtgggtgagtgatatggttgtcactcagtaagcggagGCGGaaaataactcccagttttcaaaactattttcaAACAGGAACAGTAATACgaatatacagaaactcttaCTTTCAGGACAGGAATCAGTATTAAGTAATATCAGGAATCAATATTCAGAACATGAATCGGTATTcagaaatcagaacttaatttAGCAAGCAAGCATTGAGCACGTTcatgaatttcatggctaaactgatatcagtcccctatatgttctctcctctaaagAGTGAGGTCAGTAATCAGGAATCAGTAAtgtttcagaatatatattcctaccattagttcactaggtttcagtgcttcaaaaataaGAGATCAGAAATCAAGAATACATACACTTTGcttcaaaacatgaattatcaaactgatttcaagatatttatacataatccCACTTACAATAATTTGCTagggagtttcggttgaagtctggaaattgACTTgttctcgctactggattttcttgcttgaaaaagaCACTCTCGCAGCTCGAATTTCAAGTGTtaactcaagatttgtgtaacaccaattcagagatttgaggatgttatttataggcaaaattctgactgttagcctcccaattaatggccataatctgccattatgTGTCATTAACATCCTTTatatcatgttaaatgcttcagttacaagtcataagcaGAATCAGTAGCTGTCTGTTGGAATCTCGTGCTActgctcttctgctgctggattttatatgctgaaaaaataccagcttctgaaatataagCTGCTGCTGGAATTGCTAACTTCTGTTGAACTTTTGCTTCTGCTGCAAAATGCTAACTATTACTGGaaattcaggttctcacatggttgatccgtctcatggGTTTTTGAtataaagaaaaaagaagaaagtCGGTTATAGTAGACAAAAAATCTTTTTTCTTACAAAAGAAGAAGgtattttggagattttaaTAATACACGAAGACACTATTTTGTCTTTATTAAGGCTCAAATATCCGAAATTTAATTATACATAGAGAAGGTTTCGTGGAATcccacttaattattttaaattaaacaaaatttCATATTCACTTCCTATCatgaatttaaaacttttatcatAGATTTCAAATATAACTAAAACATGATTGAATTGAAATGCAATTATTtgtcaaatcaaattcatcctCCATCAAAAATCAAATACATATTTCGATTATAAAAAGTTCATCCAAACAAATCAAACTGTCACGATTTCAAATATCTCAATCCAAACACAAGTGCTCTCACCATCATAGAAGTTTTTATCTGCAAGAAGATTATAACCAACAAATAATCTCGAACTATCAAACAAAAATACAAGATGTGATAGAATATGTCGTTATGTGACTCAAATTATATCGTAGAGACATTTATCTAATTACACACACACCCTTCGAATTTAATTAGGAATCCTAGCTCAAGAAAACATTAGGCATTGTTTGGTGTGCATGATAAGGAGTgattgatttttaatttttcacttATCATGTGTTTGGTGTGCATTATTAAGATTGTGATAGGCCCGTTCAGCCCGCACCTGGCCCGCACTGTATGCATTATTATCCTCTTGTTAATGATTATATAATCTTTTGGGGGATAAGGGATGATGTTTCAttaatttgaattttcttttaatatcctaaagtttaaaataattataaattcaaaaaatttaataatatttaaatataatttttaatttgactaatattataaataatttaattattactcatcatatttttattatattattattattaaccataatattataattgttattaaccattatttaatattcaaatttgtattaatattttaattatcacaataaatgCATACTTAtgttattatcaaaatttaattattttctataatattaaccgatatttttagtttttttcgaaaattggaattaatgaaaatttaataattaatataatattttaattttatttataattttttaaatcaattaattcttgaaattttgtttattaattcaatcattttaagaatatattactaattaatatatgatgatggtattttagtaaataattaacaaaaataatcaAGCAAGTTAAAATCATGTCAAACATCATATAATTTATCATAATGTGTTGTTTAtccttattttttattttataatcacTCTTATTATATATCATTTATTTATCCTATCACACGAACCAAACGGTACCTTAACGTCGAGTCAGTCATCAAATATGTAGCTTGCCTTAAACTTAGATCCCACCATTTATAtctacaaaaaaatatataatttccaTCTTGGATTCAATcgagaaaaaaacaaaatagaAGTAGAAGTAGAAGCATAAGCTCAAAAGGTTATATTTTTCGGCGAATGGTTTTcgtatttgatttgatttttttttgaaaaaaaaaacacccTAACATCAATTTATGATTCTTCCAAAAGATTTTTGTGCATCAAAACATacttaatttatataaaatatgataaatacattcataattaataattattataattaataaacaTATTACAAGTCACGTAACATGCATTAATATCTACTACAAACAAAGGGTGTGGATTCCAATGGAGAAGAGTTGGTTCAATAATACAAAGGCATCTGAACAATAAATGTAAGAGTGGACCTAACACATTACACCACAGATTAACAGGACTATCGTTCTCAGAGTGACAGCCTATTTGTTTCCACACACACACTATAGAGTTTTGGTTTTTTGATCTATAACTTTATTCAAATTCATGTTCTTTTCACCAAAGATCAAGTGTTAAGTTTAAGTGTGAAAAAACCATACTGTTTGTTTCGTGAGATGTGATGATACGTATATTGAAAAATATGGATAATCATATTATTGGAGCACAATAATTGTCCTTATTAGGAGACCAACTTAATCGTGACGTTGAGCTGTTgtacggtttaaaatattttagttgtaTCGTACCACATGATATAAATAAAGCGGAAAAGTGTTTTGTCCTATAATtgattgacaaaaacttgtgtgagacggtctcatgagtcgtattttgtgagacgtatctcttatttgggtcatccatgaaaaatattattttttatgccaagagtattactttttattatgaatatcggtagggttgacacatctcacagataaagattcgtgagaccgtctcacaagagacctactccaatTGATATTAGAATTAAAGTCACGTGTTTGATTCGCATGATTGggaggagtgcaattattggacATATGATTGTTGAAGTGCAAAATTACTCATGATGGGAGATAGATCGAACCATGACGTTTGACCTTTTTGTACcgttgaaaatattttgattaatatTGTTACCACCAACTATATATAGCTTTTGTTAAAGCGATTAGTGCTCAGTTctacatatataatatataatttcgaTTATTGTAGAACCCAGTCAAAGTCCGAATGAAACAGAGATATGGAAAACAATCAATTCTCGTCGTTTCGAACCACACGATGTCCTAAAAATTATACTTTTATATAGGTTGTCGATATCTGATCACGGCTCGATCGACGATGATGATGTCAATTTCAAAGTGACAAAGCATATTTGTAACGTAGCTCATTCCATCTTTTAACATTTGTGTACTGGACTCCATCTTTCTTGGCCCATAAGGTGCAACGTTGCATGCTTGTACAACAATTGCAGCTAACAATTAAATCTCTATACACGTACATCTTTCTTCTTTCACTATTTTTACTTTTATAGGACAGGCtggaaaatataaaatatttgaattttcgatatatatgtgtgtgtgtgtgtgtgtgtgtgtgtgataatTGTTATTTTGAACTCTATTTTGTGTTGCAAACTTGCATACATTCCGTTTTATGGGGAAAGTTAGGGTAGGAGGTGATGGTTTATTTTACTCTTTGCCCATAATAATAAAGCTTATAAAACTCTGCTCAACTCGACTTAGATCGAAAACTCTACTCAATCCCCAAATGTAAAACTCTTATCACAAATTCGACGAGAGAAAACTCTACCCAAAACTCCACTCAAACCCCAACGTAAAACTTCACTTTAAACTCGACCAAAATAGAAACTCTACCCAAAACTCTATCCAAGGCACAAACCGAAAAATATAGAACTTCAATCCAAACTTTACTCAGATAAAAAATCCTGCCCAAAACTCTATCAAAACCCTAAACCTGATAACACCGCCGAAAACTACATTCAAAACTCAACCCAAACTCGATCTATTTCAAAACTCAACCTGAAACTTCAATAAAACTCGATCCATTTCAAAATTTCACTTGAAACTCTACCCAAACTCGAGTCATTCAAAACTCCACCCAAAAACTCCAAAGAAGAAAAACTCCACCCAATGAGAAAACTCGACCCAAattttggttttattttaataaagacTAAATTACCTTATGTCCAAAATTAAAACTCCTATTTACCAAATTACAAACtaaaataatcattaatattttttttttgaaatataatcattaatattttattcacCATGCTTTAGGGTAAAATCATTAATACGGGATGAATTCGAAatcctttttttaaaaagaattacATCATTAAACAACTAAGATATAATAAGATCATGAATTAAAAATCTTTCAATATCACAATTTAAATTTGGCTTTTAAATAACTCTATCTACCAGACAACTTGCATATCAGAATTATGGAAAATTTAGAAGTTAAATAtttagaaaaatattaaatgttaatttaaattttcttgattttgaaaTTATGTATTGGAAAATGTCACGTGGACCAGCATTAAAGTTTTTAGGAATACGTTTAATCACGCCCCACACGTGTCCCCCCCACACGTGTGCTGTTCCCTCCATGTGTTTCCGATTTTTGTACCTTTCCTTctctttcaattttcattatcaGCCCAAATTGCTAAATGCCAaaacaaattattatttgatttttacaTTTCtacattttcaatttttttaaaaaaattaaatacttatttaatgaatattgaatCATAAGCTGGGATGATATCAGATTAACTTAAGTACTTAATTTAACCAAAAATAGAAAGCATTTATTTTAGCAATTATTTGGGATACTTGTGAAAATCTGTCTCCTTAATAGTCCACACAAAATCTTAATTaaactatatatattttattatcacaAAAATCTTAAGTTAAAAATAATCTCACGAATTAATTTTATGAAACAGATTTCAACTcgatcaaatccataaaaaaatttattttcaatgatAAAATATTATCTCTCTCTTTAAATATGGATCAGGTTAACCAGTATTACGAAACTAAATCTATGAAACTATCTCATAAAAAACATACTAATTTATCATATACCGGTTTAACTAGATAatataacatattttaaaatgtatttcatgaaatttacaattattttattcattccTATAAATTATTTGTACGTGAATTATCCATAAATGAAGGGATTGCAAATCTTTCATGGATATTAAACCAATCGATGAAAAGTTTTGGGATTAGGATAGTTAACGATAGTAAGTCAATGATTCTGTTcacaaatttaaaacaaaatcagccctatattttatataattgaaCAAGTTTTTGCAGGCCATGCGTGGGAACAATCAAAGAAAGTGTATTAAGAAATACTATTTgcccaaataaataaataaaacaaagcAGATGCACGATCCCTTGGCTTCTTATTCAGACAAATACTTACAAATAACAGCTCAGCCAATGTCTCCTTAGAAAGCCATTTATTGTGTTTTCGATATATAATACATACACACGATATATATCAGTGTCTGTGTTactgtgtatatatatatgtgtgtgtgtggacAAAATGTATGCCGCGAATTATTGGTTAACATACTCTACCACGAAGATAATTCTGTCGAAATCAATACATTAAATTGCAAGATCATGAGTTAATAAGATAGAATGATATCTCTATTGGTATGAGATCTTTTGGGTAAAGTTCAAAAGTAAATCCATGAGAGGTTATGCTCAAAGTGGACAAATATCATATAATTGTGAAGATATCTGACTTTCATGTCGTTACAAACACAAAGTTATGTCACGCTTAGATGAAAAGATACctgaatttcaaattcttcctcaAATCAAAACCTTCATTTCAAATCAAATTCACCTCGTATAAGTGTTGTCTTAAATAATAGACCATGTTCATTTTATTAAAAGATTAAAGTAGACTAGAGGTCCATTTCGTCGTTTCTTCTTTGGGCCACTTTTGgatgaattaattcaatttcaGATCAACCACCCACAAGGCCCAAACTACCAACTATTGAtcaaaaatattcataaaaacaaAACCGAAGtaaccaaaataatcaaaataccCGAATTGACAAAATGGGAACATATATTTTTGTCCCTCTATTTGATTGGAAGAATAAAAATGAATCAAATATCAACTAAGGAAGTTGCCCCCAGTGCCACCCCATAGCAAGAAGCAAGTTACAGTCAAGACACTAGAAGAAACAAGAAGTCTCCGTGACGGTTCTGACAAAAGTACGAATCATGGGATGTATCAGCAAACTTCAAGTTATCGTTCCGAGGTCGATTTGCCACTTAAACATTCAAAGAAATCAAATTATAGCGAGAACTAAACAAATTCATGGTTACCAATCAAGAAAGTAAGTTGGAAGGTTTGGTCTTTCAATTATAGACATGTTGATAAATCCTTTTTCAGAGAGCATTACTGTTGCGAGATTCAGCTACTATTTATCTGGCGAAGCTCCTGAAAGAGGAACCAAGAAAATAACTGAATAATTATGTTAGAAAATGGTGATTCATAAGCTCGTGTATACTGCCATTTTGTTTCGTAGATTGACCATACACAGAGATATGTTGCCAGGTAATCTGCAGATTACTAGTACCACAAACATTGTTGGTGCTAGCTTCCTTAATAAGATTGGATATCTTTTGAATACATTTTACATTTCACATACAAGCAATACAATGCAGTTTCTCTAAAATGTCAGCATGAAGAGGGCCACGGTATAGGGCTATATCAAATTAGCATTTTAATACTACGAAATCTCTTGTCTGTACCATGACTTGCCGAAACGGTTTTCTTTTCTGCACCTTAGTCAGAATCAACTATGGATTATTGCCCTAATAGGGCAAAGGGAAGCTTTTCAATTGATGATTTAGTCACTCAACAATTTTACATgttatctatctatctatctatctatatatatatatatatatatatatattttgagtttCTTCCGATATAGTTGTGATATTGAGTCTCTTCCAATATATGTGTGCAACAGATTAAACCACGATGGTGCATGAAAGTAGAGAAAGAAAAGTAGAACTAGTAAAATTTCTAAAGACGATCTTAAGTACCTAAGAGAACCTCTCTACAAAGATATTCAAGAGTTCAATGGGCTTCATCGTCAAATTTAACCCACTGCTGAGTTGTAATGCACTAATGCTGATGGCTTCTTACCCAAATACCTCGACTCCGTACACCAAAGACTTGCAACATTAAAAAACCAATATGATCCTTCAAATGAAAACTCTAAGACTTTAGCTTCTATGCCTTCTAGCTTGAGGATGTATAGAAGCATAGGCTTTTGAACATTTATCTACATTACAAATATCATTCCCTCATATATAGAGCCTTTTAGCAATCCTTAACAACCTGCCAAGGTCTCTAAGCAACATAAATTATCTATTATGTGTTGGTGAAAATAATGCTAGGGAATATAAGTCCATATACTTATTCAAAAAAATTGAACCGAAAGgttcatgatttcatgaaaatatgcaaaatTAGCTTGCATCTTTTCCCATTTGGCCGTGTGAATTTTCTCCCACGGCCATGTGGAGGTGTGCATGCCTCTTCACACCATTTTCCTTCatgaatattaataaatttCTCATTCACCCTAATTGAAAATCGAGAAATAATTTCACTGCAAATATCTATCCGCGAGATAGATTCCGTTCGTTATGCAACTTGCTGGGATTATATATTGAATCTAAATGGATGCACAACCCATTTTTCCAACATTGTAAAAATGGATTTCCAGCCATTGTTAAACCATCAATCTAATGACGAGCTCAAGAAACATGGTACTGACCACAACTAAGCTTACCAAAGAAGCACTTCAATGCATGTTAAAAGGAGTAATAATATCTGCTGACCAACCTTGATAAGACAACATCACGAGAATAGTGCGAACATATATAGCAAAATTTAAGGTTAGCATTTTAAGCAGAGAGATCGTTACCCATGGAACTAGCTTCGCCACCAACAGCACCTGACTGCTCCTTTTTCACCCACACCATACTGTAGTTACTCTGCTTCATTTTCCAGTCTACTTTAAGTCTTCCAGACTTCACATGCCGGCTGTTGCAACCAAAGTTCCTCTCCACTTTTGATCCCATGTAAGGTCCTTTCCTATCATCAATAGTGAGATTCTctaatttttctctcaaattccCCCTCCTATCCCCATATCCCCTAAATCCATCATTCCTATCCTTCTCTGCTAGTACTGTGTCCTCCACTCTGTTCTCCATCACCAATGTATCTGCGGTCAGCAccaatttatgataattaaattttggagagaataaaatcaagtagctgaatttataaaatttgagagtTTATAAAAGATTTAACGAAAATAGTCTATGGCGGAGTTCAAGTCTAAcatgttaaataattaaagttttaatgaactttaattaattaaactagttggattagtataattaattaattaagctcaTTGCCCAATAGCACTATTATGTTTAATATCATTCCTCCCTGTGCCCTTCGTACGGTCTCTCTCATTGCCAATCTCTGAAATTTCATCCTTGGACTTTAGTTCCACTTCATTAAGCTTCAATCCACTCATTTCAGCTCCACTCTGTTTGAACTTATTACCTTGATGCCTTCTCTGCCCCCGCTTTCTACCATTTCCTTTCCCATCAATTTGAAGAACTTCAGCCTCCATCTTCTTTCCCAAAGAATTGTtgtccttcaactctttcagttTAACTCCACGCTCTTTGCCACAGAAACCTTCATCCCAATGATCATTCTCCTCACTTCGAAAACCACCACTAAATCCATCTCTTCTCACATCCAGCGCCGTTGAAATCTGTGAACTTCCCCCCCTCGCACAATTTTTTGGCAAAACCTCAATCATACCTACATTGACTCTTTTCCCAATCCCTTGAGTTCCACTGCTTTCCCCACACGGAAACCCCGCGATCCCCAccttctccttgtttttgagaataATCTCCACTCCTTTAGAcccatttttcttttcaacaaGATCAAGCCACTCTCTAGCACtttcattttttgttttaaGAAACAAGTAGTTGACTCCTAATTATTATATTAGttgtaattaaatttttaacttaatcaattaattatttttttctctttcttttcGGTCGACACACATATTTCCCAATTAAAATTTACGAGTCATCTATCATTTCATCCAGAAAAAGTGGTCGACCAAAATTAAATTGGTCGACCAAGAAGACTTTTTTTGGTCTACCAAGATCTTGGTAGACCAAAAGACCAACACTTTGGTCGACCAAAAAGAAATTGGTGTTGGTCGACCAAGAGGAAAATTTCTTCTTAGTAGACCAATACCTTGGTCTACCAAGAAGAAATTGTTGTTGGTCGACCAAGAAGAAAATTTCTTCTTGGTAGACCAAATGGTGGTCTTCTTCTTGGTAGACCAAAGGACCAAAATGTTAGTCCACCAACAAGAAATTTCTTCTTAGTCGACCAACAAAATTTTGGGTCGATCAATAAAATTTTGGGTCGACCCAAAATATTGGAATTTTCGGTATACTCAAAAGGCTGGAACTTTGGGTCGACCCAAGTTGGTACATAAATGCTACTTTGGCGACCCAAGTTAAATATGTGTTTCATATGTTAAATCGTGTAATATTATGTaatgaaattgtgattcatatgttaaaatatgCAATATAGTTGTGAAATTATGAtccatatgttaaaacatgtaattgtgatttttatgttaaaacatgtaattcAATTGAAATTGTGATAACAtataattgtgatttttatgttaaaacatgtaattcaattgaaattgtgattcatatgttaaaataaTAACATAGTTGTGAAATTGAGATTTATATgtaaaaacatgtaacataataAGTTAAAACATATTACATTATAGAACATACTATACTTGTGATTATGTAATTgtgatttatatattcaaacatgtaacatacttgtgaaattgtgattcgtatgttaaaacatgtaacaaagttatgaaattgtgattcatatgttaaaacatataacataattgtgaaatttgtGAAATTGtaattcatatgttaaaacatggaacatagttgtgaaattgtgattcatattttaaaacatggaacatagttgtgaaattgtgattcatatgttaaaacataaaacataattgtgaaatttgtGAAAGTTTGATTCATATGTTATAACATGTAACATAGTTGTGAAATtctgattcatatgttaaaacactgattcatatgttaaaacatgtaacatagtcgtgaaattgtgattcatatggtaaaacatataacataattgtgaaattgtgCCTCATATGTCAAAACATATGTAACATACTTGTGAAATTATGACTCATACGTCATAATATGTAACATTATAGAAAATGATTGTGAAATTATGTGATTCGTATGTTAAAAACATGTAACATTAGTCAAAATTGTGTAATTATCCGTCAAAATTAAGTAATTATCGgtcatatttttcttttaattatggATTCATGTGTTAGAAAAAAGGTCGAC is a window encoding:
- the LOC142550716 gene encoding uncharacterized protein LOC142550716, producing the protein MDEQERKEYFSLPPDYVTICILRERWLQKQEEEKLKEKQEQQVLQETQNFEKDCKNQPHGEREVCHRSENHGPREGVGKVGGEMDFMDEREKGKEKMGWSGDGRIMNKRHYRVNYLFLKTKNESAREWLDLVEKKNGSKGVEIILKNKEKVGIAGFPCGESSGTQGIGKRVNVGMIEVLPKNCARGGSSQISTALDVRRDGFSGGFRSEENDHWDEGFCGKERGVKLKELKDNNSLGKKMEAEVLQIDGKGNGRKRGQRRHQDTLVMENRVEDTVLAEKDRNDGFRGYGDRRGNLREKLENLTIDDRKGPYMGSKVERNFGCNSRHVKSGRLKVDWKMKQSNYSMVWVKKEQSGAVGGEASSMGASPDK